The Fulvivirga maritima genome segment TTTTTTTTTATACTTCTTCTTTTTTTCACCTTTCAAGCAAATAGCCAAGACCAAGAGCAGGATCAGTACTCTCACTTTAAAGCTTTCGGCAGATTACCTAATGAAGTAGATTATTCTCTATATCAGGCGCTGCATCAGGCACGGCTACCTATGGAGAAATTGGCTTACATGGATACCATAGGCATTATATTTATGCGTACAGATTTGGTAGACTCTGTCATTCACTATGGCCGTGAGATGCACCAGATCATTAGCACCCTTAGCCCTGAAGAAGCCAATGTTATTTATTACGAACAAAGAGCCTATTTTTATGAAGGAGTAGGAAAACGTGAAATTGGCCTTTTAGATGATGCCATCGCCACTTTCATAAAAGGAATAGAGCTACCTGTAGAAGAAGATAACACCATGCAGAAATTTCTGCAATTGGGCCTCGCTAGAACCTACCTGGCCAAAAGAGAGCATACTAAAGCCAATGAAATCATTCAAAAACTGAGTACCAATCGGGACGAACTCAGCCTTACTTTGTCCATTATGCTTACTAAGGCAGATTATTACTTCAGTAAAAGTAACCTGGATTCTGCCATAGTCACTTATAATCAGGTACTCCATGAAGAAAAGATTGATAATTACCCTAAACTAAAATTGCACGCACAAGTTCACCTGGGTATTATTCAATCCATAAATGGAGCTAAAGAAGAGGCTTTATCGGTTTTCTTAAAAGTGAAAGATCAGGCTCTGGAAAATGGATTTTATGATTTATACATTAAATCCATTCTTCATGAAGGTAAAATTTACAGCGAGCAAAAAGATTATACTATAGCCGAAGCCGCGTTAAGCATGGCCTACATTAACTCTGTTTCATGGAATAGACTCATGTTACAGCGACGAGTAATAAGAGCTTTAGTTGACCTTTATGTTACCAAAGAAGATTATAAAAATGCTTTTAGTCTTATGACTCAGGATGCTTCCATTACCAGAATGATATCAAATAAGCAAAATCAACTGCAGTTAAGAGACATAGAGCTAAAGTATGAGACCCTGCAAAAAGAACGCAAAATTGATAATTTACAGAAGGAGCAAATCAAAAAAGAAGCTGAAATAAGCAGGCAAAAAACCATAAAAAATGCAATTCTAATCGGTTTCTTCGTAATTCTGGCTCCCATTATCCTTCTACTTGTGGTATACTACCAAAAGCTACAAGCCCAAAGTTTGCTTAACAAGCAGCAAGAAGAACTTAACAAGCAAGAGGTTCAATCCTTATTACAATCTCAAGAATTACAACTTGCCAAAACCTCTATAGCAGCCCAAAATGAAGAGCGCAGCAGAATAGCTCGTGAGCTGCATGACAGTATTGGAGGCAACCTGGCAGGTATAAAATTACAAATGAATAACATTACTCACCAGGATGCATATATAAAACAGCTGATGCAACAGCTGGACACCACTTATGAGCAAGTAAGAGAAATATCTCATAGCCTTATACCCAAAGTTTTCAAAGATCAGGCCTTTACCCAGCTGGTATCTGCTTACATCACTAACTTATCAAACACGCAAGAGACACAACTACATTTCAATGTTTATCCTGAATCAGAAATTGATCAGTTAGATCAAAAACTACAGGTAATGCTCTTTAACCTGATCAAAGAACTGGTTACTAATGCCTTTAAACATGCTAAAGCCACTGTTATTAATTTACAGCTCAGCTTACTGGTAGATGAAGGCACTATTGAATTACTTTATGAAGACAATGGAGTAGGTTTCGATATCAACAAAACAGGTAAAGGTATTGGTTTAAAAAATATGGAACACCGGGTAGAAACCTTCAGTGGAACCATGGCTATAGATAGTGCAGAAAATAGAGGAACAGTGATTAGTATAAGTATCCCAAAAGCTTAAAAAATGGAAAAGATGTATACGGTAATAATTGCAGATGATCATGCCATGTTTACAGATGGCCTTAAAAGTATTTTAGCTAACGAAGCAGACATACAGATAAAGCTTACTGCCTCTGACGGACAGCAAGTGATCAACTTCCTAAGAAGTCATAACTCAGACATCGATCTGGTTATTACTGACATTAATATGCCCGATATGAATGGAGTAGCCTTAAATGGCCTTATTAAAGATGAGTTTCCACATATAAAAACACTAGTAGTAAGTATGCTGGAAGATGCTCAAAAAATAAAGACGCTCACTGACTCTAAAGTGAATGGCTACATCTCTAAAAATTCTGAAAAGCATGAACTACTTACCGCTATAAGAACAATACTCAAAGGCAGTAACTATTTCTCAGAGCGCATAAAAGAGGCGATGATGAAAGCCATGTTTGAAGCTAAGAATGCTCCTGAGATAATACTTACCGAAAGAGAAAAAGAAGTAATAAAACTGATAGCAAAAGAGTATACCACTCAGGAAATAGCTGACACCTTATTTCTTAGTAAGCACACTATAGAAAGCTACCGAAAAAGCCTTATTTCTAAGCTACAGGTAAGAAATCTGGCAGGTTTAACCCGCTATGCCCTTGAAAATGGACTGGTAGACTAATACGCCATCCCTGAATATGGGGTAGATTAATTCACTATTTATGGTCTACCCCACGTACCACTCTATCCCCACCTTTGCATCATAGTAATCCACAAAAAATATTAAAAACTATGATTTACGGAATCACATTAATTTTACTTAGCATCATTGCAGTACCTTCATTAATTCTTGCTAAAAAACCGAACGCAAAAGAATTATTAGCTAAAGTTGAACCTTACCAAGGATGGATAGGCCTGGTATTCTGCTTCTGGGGAGTATGGGGAATCATCTCGGCTATATTAAATCTTGGCTGGCTCACCACAGCTCCTGTATGGTGGATCACCCTATTAGCTGGTAGCGTAGTAGAAGCAGGTTTAGGTTTTATGTTAGGCTTCGCGCTTATGAACAAATTATTCTTAGGTAGCAACCCTGCTGCAAAAGAAAAAGCAGCCAACTTACGTGAAAAAATAGCCCCTAAACAAGGTAAATTAGGCGTATTAGGTATAATAGTAGGATGTTGGATGATTGTTGCTTCATTCCTATTCACTATCTAATCAAAGATACTCTAATCGCTCTTCCTTATATGTTTTCCTGAACGAGCATAATGGCGGAGCTGCAAGGCTGCCCCCACACAGGCAGCCTTGCGTTAAATAAAACCAGACTAAACAGGTGACTTTCATTCATCGAAGGGGTATATAAACCATAGAAAAACTTAATACATACAAAATATTAAACAAATAAGTCAATTATTGACATCAACCCGTATTTACGATGCAAAACATATCATACCCAGTCAATTTTAAATTTAGGGTCTCTACTTTAGCCAATGACTTTGTGGCTAAAGATGCCAATGAACAAACTTTTGCCTATGTGAGGCAAAAAATGTTTAAGCTAAAAGAAGATATCCAGATTTACGAAGATGAAAGCAGATCTAAAGTAAACTACAGCATAAAAGCAGACAGGTGGCTTGATTTCTCTGCCGCTTACGCTTTTAAAGATAGCCAAGGAAATGAATTTGGTAAAATAGTGCGAAAAGGATGGAGATCAATCTGGAAAGCCCGCTATGAAATTATCAATAAAGAAGAACAACCTCAATTTTCTATTAATGAAGAAAACGGATGGGTTAAGGTATTTGACTCTTTGATGAGTGAAGTGCCCGTTGTAGGGATTTTTACCGGCTACATGTTTAACCCATCATACATAGTTACTGATAAGGAAGGGCAGCCTATTATAAGGTTGAAGAAAAAAGCATCTTTCTTCGGAAGAAAATTTGAGTTAACAAAAATAGGCATGGTAAAACCTGAAGACTCAGAAAAAATAATGCTAGGCCTTATGATGATGATCTTACTAGAGCGACGCAGAGGATAAAGAAAAGATAAAGTTTTAGAAAAGCACCTTAAATATTTGAGGTGCTTTTTTATTTTAGCACTAGGCATAAACAGACTTAAGCATATTTCCCTCCTACCGAGCATCCTTCATCAATCTTTTTGATAACTTTAATATCAAACCAAATAAAAAAACGCTATGACTGGAATGCTTAAACCTGACTCTTTAAAAGACAAAACAATTATAATTACCGGCGGCGGTACTGGCCTGGGCAGATCTATGGGTAAATACTTTTTAGAACTGGGGGCTAACCTGGTTATTACCAGCCGAAAACAAGACGTACTAGACAAAACCGCCCAGGAATTAGAAGAAGAAACCGGTGGCAAAGTTCTTCCCATCTCCTGCGATGTACGCCAATACGAAGAAATTGAAGCAGTAATACAAGCCGCAGAAGATCAATTCGGGCAGATACACGGTATTTTAAACAATGCAGCGGGTAACTTCATCAGCCCTACAGAAAGACTCTCCAACCGTGCTTTTGATATAGTAGTAGACATTGTTTTAAAAGGAACTTATAACTTCACCCTCGCAGCTGGCAAGAACTGGATTAATAAAAATCAACCTGGCACCTTTCTAAACATAGTTACCACTTATGCCTGGACAGGATCTGGCTATGTAGTACCATCTGCCTGCGCCAAAGCCGGAGTATTGGCCTTAACCCGATCCTTAGCGGCCGAATGGGCTAAATACAATATTAGATCAAATGCTATTGCTCCCGGCCCCTTCCCTACTGAAGGCGCATGGAAAAGATTATTTCCCGGAGACTTAGCTGAAAAAATAGATCCATTGAAACGGATTCCATTAAAACGATTTGGAGAACATCAGGAATTAGCTAACCTGGCGGCTTACCTGATGAGCGAATATTCTGCTTATGTTAATGGAGAAGTGATCACTATAGATGGCGGAGAATGGCTCAATGGTGCCGGTGAATTTAATAACCTGGAAGCGGTGCCGCAGGAAATGTGGGATCAAATGGATAAAATGAGAAATAAAAAATAAGAAGTCCTTCTCCTAATTTCTACTCACATAGCATTATCCTATATCTTTGTCTGTTTAATCAGAAAAGAATTTTAATGCGGCCCAGCATCTGCTGAATGTGAACATGAAACTTGAGGAGCAATTAAACCAAAAACTGATAGCCAGGCAAGAGCAAAACTCGCTCAGAAGCCTGGTTACTACAGATAAGCTAATAGACTTTAGCTCTAATGACTACTTGGGACTTGCCAGATCAGAAGAGTTATATCAGCTTATCAAAACCAAAACTGATAGTTTAAAGAAAAATGGAGCTACAGGCTCCAGACTTTTGGCCGGTAATTATGACTATATCGAATATGTAGAGCATAAACTATCTGAAATTTTTCAATCAGAAAAGGTCCTTATTTTCAACTCTGGCTATAATACCAATTTAGCCGTTCTATCCTCCATTCCTCAAAAAGGCGATACCATTCTTTATGATGAAATGTCGCACGCATGCATAAAAGATGGAGCACGCCTCAGCTTGGCTAATCGTTACAGCTTCAGACATAATAATCTTGACGATCTAAGAAAAAAGCTAGGTAAAGCCAGCGGTCAAATTTTCATTGTAGCCGAGGCCATTTACTCCATGGATGGAGATCAATGCCTTTTGCCTGAGCTCATTGAACTTGCGCAAGAATATGAGGCTGAAATAATACTAGATGAAGCACACAGCACTGGCGTAATGGGAGCAACAGGCAATGGGTTAAGTGGCGCTTTGGAGGTTCAAAATAACATTTTCGCAAGAATATATACTTTCGGTAAAGGCATGGGAATACACGGGGCCGCAGTAGCAGGGTCAGCCACGCTAATTAACTACCTGATCAATTTTGCCCGGCCTTTTATTTACACTACTGCTCCTGCACCGCATCAGGTGGCGTCTATTGAAGCGGCTTTTGAATTTTTATTGGAGCATACTCATTTGCAAAAATCTCTTGCCGATAACATTCAATATTTCAAAAAGTGCATTAATAAACTCAATGGAAAATTTAAGCTCACCCCCAGCAACCACGCTGTCCAAGGTATAATTATTCCAGGTAACGAAAATGCGAGACAAGCAGCCATATCACTTCAAAATAAGGGATTAGATGTTAGGGCCATTTTAGCACCTACCGTAAAAAAAGGAACGGAGAGGTTGCGCGTATGTCTGCATTCATTTAACTCTCATGATGAAATTTGCCATTTGATTGATAGCTTAGCGGCTTTATCATGAACTACTTTATATCAGCAATAGGAACAGATAGTGGGAAAACGCTGGCTTCGGCTATAATTACCAAAGCGTTAGGCGCAGATTATTGGAAACCTGTACAAGCAGGAGACCCCACAGATAGCAACTCCATCAGGCAGTGGCTTGGTACTGATCAAATTATTCATCCTGAAGCCGTTTACTTAAAAACGCCAGCTTCACCACACTATGCAGCAGAGCTGGAAAATGTAGAACTAAAAATCGATCAGATTCAGGCGCCCAATACTAAAAACGATCTTATTATTGAAGGAGCAGGCGGCCTGATGGTACCCTTGAACCACACGGAGTTTATGATTGATCTCATTCCGCATTTCAACGCAGAGTTAATTCTCATCTGTAATGTGTATTTAGGTAGCATCAATCATACTTTATTATCTCTAGAAGCTATTAAGCAAAGAGGATACCCTTTCAAAGGAATAATTTTTAATGGTCCGGATATTAAATCTACTAAAGAAGTAATACTAAAGCACTGCCCCGCTCCATGCCTATTACATATTGCTGAAGAAGAAAAAATTGACACCGCTGTTATCACAAAATATGCTGAGCAGCTAAAGAATAATTGGAATGAATTGGATTGAAAGAGACAAGCAAAGTATTTGGCATCCTTTTACCCCTCTATTAGGTGTAGATGATCCTTTATATATAAAATCTGCAGAAGGTGCCTATTTGATTACTGAAGATGGCAGGAAAATTCTTGATGCCGTATCATCATGGTGGGTTAACCTACACGGACACTCTCACCCCGTTATAGCTAAAGCTATTGCAGAACAGGCCGCCTCACTTGAGCACGTTATTTTTGCAGGCTTCAGTCATAAGCCAGCCATTACATTGGCTGAAAATCTATTATCCATTCTACCGGAAAATCAGGATAAAATATTCTACTCTGACAATGGTAGTACTGCAGTAGAAGTGGCGCTAAAAATGTCGTTTCAATATTGGTTTAACAAAGGCGATGTTAGAAAAAAAAGTAATAGCCATAGATGGTGCTTATCATGGAGACACTTTTGGTGCTATGTCGGTTGGAGAAAGAGGGGACTTCACCAAACCTTTCAACGAGCATCTATTTGAAGTTGAATTTATTGATTTCCCAACTCCTGAAAATGAATATGAAGTGTTCGAGCATTTCAAAAACATTATCAGCACTAATGAAGTGGCCTCTTTTATTTTTGAGCCAATAGTGCAGGGAGCTTCTGGCATGCGTATGTATAGTGAACAGTTTTTAGACAAGCTGATTAACTATGCCCAAAGTCATAACATACTTTGCATAGCCGATGAAGTAATGACAGGTTTCGGCAGAACTGGAAAGCTTTTCGCCTGCGATCATATCGATAGTAACCCAGACATCTTTTGCCTTTCTAAAGGCCTTACAGGCGGCGCTATGGCCTTAGGCGTAACCTCATGTACAGCAGAGGTAATTGAGGCTTTCAACTCGCCTGATCTCCATAAAACATTTTTACATGGCCATTCATTCACAGCCAATCCTATTGCCTGTGCTGCGGCAGTAGCTAGTTTCAACATACTAAACGCTGCTGACTGCCAGTCTAACATTAGCAGAATAGAACAAAAGCATCAGGAATTTCATGCTAAGTTAAAAGGGCATTCAAGGATCAAAGATATCCGATACAAAGGAACCATCTTAGCTTTAGAGTTTTACACAGAAAAAGACAGCTCTTATTTTAGTGAGATGCGGAATCAGTTATATCCTTTTTTCCTTAAAAATAACATACTATTACGTCCCTTAGGCAATCTTATATATCTTATCCCTCCATACATCATTACTGATGCCGAACTAGATAAGATATATAATGCCATTGAAGAGTTTTTAGCACTCTAGCAAATTAATTTTTATTCTTCTTCAGGTAATCCTCCAGTTTGTTTTTAAGCTCGGAGGATGCCTTTACATACTCAGGCGAATTACCTTTTTTCTCAGGAAAAGTCTCCACATGCAAAGTCTGTGTAGGAAATGCGAAATTCACGCCTAATGCTTCTGCCAGTTTTACAACTTCTAATAAAACCTCATGTCTGGCTCTAAGTTCATCAGACCAGCTTGGTACTTTAAAAAAGATATAGAACATGATATTGAGTGAAGAATCAGCCATATCATTAAAATGAATTTCAAAGTAATCCTTTCGGGTTTCGGGGTGTTTCTTCACTACCTCTTTTAACCCTTCTACAAACACTTCTATAAGCTCGGGAGGTGTATCATAAGTAAGAGCAATATTAGTATTAAATCTTCTGTAAACCCGCA includes the following:
- a CDS encoding aminotransferase class I/II-fold pyridoxal phosphate-dependent enzyme, with product MKLEEQLNQKLIARQEQNSLRSLVTTDKLIDFSSNDYLGLARSEELYQLIKTKTDSLKKNGATGSRLLAGNYDYIEYVEHKLSEIFQSEKVLIFNSGYNTNLAVLSSIPQKGDTILYDEMSHACIKDGARLSLANRYSFRHNNLDDLRKKLGKASGQIFIVAEAIYSMDGDQCLLPELIELAQEYEAEIILDEAHSTGVMGATGNGLSGALEVQNNIFARIYTFGKGMGIHGAAVAGSATLINYLINFARPFIYTTAPAPHQVASIEAAFEFLLEHTHLQKSLADNIQYFKKCINKLNGKFKLTPSNHAVQGIIIPGNENARQAAISLQNKGLDVRAILAPTVKKGTERLRVCLHSFNSHDEICHLIDSLAALS
- a CDS encoding SDR family oxidoreductase yields the protein MTGMLKPDSLKDKTIIITGGGTGLGRSMGKYFLELGANLVITSRKQDVLDKTAQELEEETGGKVLPISCDVRQYEEIEAVIQAAEDQFGQIHGILNNAAGNFISPTERLSNRAFDIVVDIVLKGTYNFTLAAGKNWINKNQPGTFLNIVTTYAWTGSGYVVPSACAKAGVLALTRSLAAEWAKYNIRSNAIAPGPFPTEGAWKRLFPGDLAEKIDPLKRIPLKRFGEHQELANLAAYLMSEYSAYVNGEVITIDGGEWLNGAGEFNNLEAVPQEMWDQMDKMRNKK
- the bioD gene encoding dethiobiotin synthase: MNYFISAIGTDSGKTLASAIITKALGADYWKPVQAGDPTDSNSIRQWLGTDQIIHPEAVYLKTPASPHYAAELENVELKIDQIQAPNTKNDLIIEGAGGLMVPLNHTEFMIDLIPHFNAELILICNVYLGSINHTLLSLEAIKQRGYPFKGIIFNGPDIKSTKEVILKHCPAPCLLHIAEEEKIDTAVITKYAEQLKNNWNELD
- a CDS encoding response regulator transcription factor, whose translation is MEKMYTVIIADDHAMFTDGLKSILANEADIQIKLTASDGQQVINFLRSHNSDIDLVITDINMPDMNGVALNGLIKDEFPHIKTLVVSMLEDAQKIKTLTDSKVNGYISKNSEKHELLTAIRTILKGSNYFSERIKEAMMKAMFEAKNAPEIILTEREKEVIKLIAKEYTTQEIADTLFLSKHTIESYRKSLISKLQVRNLAGLTRYALENGLVD
- a CDS encoding tetratricopeptide repeat-containing sensor histidine kinase; this encodes MPAIRFFFILLLFFTFQANSQDQEQDQYSHFKAFGRLPNEVDYSLYQALHQARLPMEKLAYMDTIGIIFMRTDLVDSVIHYGREMHQIISTLSPEEANVIYYEQRAYFYEGVGKREIGLLDDAIATFIKGIELPVEEDNTMQKFLQLGLARTYLAKREHTKANEIIQKLSTNRDELSLTLSIMLTKADYYFSKSNLDSAIVTYNQVLHEEKIDNYPKLKLHAQVHLGIIQSINGAKEEALSVFLKVKDQALENGFYDLYIKSILHEGKIYSEQKDYTIAEAALSMAYINSVSWNRLMLQRRVIRALVDLYVTKEDYKNAFSLMTQDASITRMISNKQNQLQLRDIELKYETLQKERKIDNLQKEQIKKEAEISRQKTIKNAILIGFFVILAPIILLLVVYYQKLQAQSLLNKQQEELNKQEVQSLLQSQELQLAKTSIAAQNEERSRIARELHDSIGGNLAGIKLQMNNITHQDAYIKQLMQQLDTTYEQVREISHSLIPKVFKDQAFTQLVSAYITNLSNTQETQLHFNVYPESEIDQLDQKLQVMLFNLIKELVTNAFKHAKATVINLQLSLLVDEGTIELLYEDNGVGFDINKTGKGIGLKNMEHRVETFSGTMAIDSAENRGTVISISIPKA